The following coding sequences lie in one Candidatus Neptunochlamydia sp. REUL1 genomic window:
- a CDS encoding IS630 family transposase, producing the protein MKKTLNHPKACETKRQIFQGKIAEYKRLGKPIVYIDESGFAHDMPRIHGYSKIGQRCFGTHDWGAKGRTNAIGALLGTSLLTLALFECNINTDAFSIWAEEDLLPKLPSESILVMDNASFHKSKSMQEKIHAAGHTLEYLPPYSPDLNPIEHKWAQAKSKRRKYQYGIDELFKEHCL; encoded by the coding sequence ATAAAAAAAACGCTCAACCATCCCAAGGCCTGCGAAACAAAAAGACAAATCTTTCAAGGAAAAATCGCAGAATATAAACGTTTGGGAAAGCCAATTGTATATATTGATGAAAGCGGGTTTGCCCATGATATGCCCCGCATCCACGGTTACTCCAAAATAGGACAGCGATGTTTTGGCACTCATGATTGGGGAGCAAAAGGAAGAACAAATGCAATAGGGGCATTACTTGGAACAAGCCTCCTTACACTTGCGTTATTCGAGTGCAATATTAATACAGACGCCTTTTCCATTTGGGCAGAGGAGGACTTGCTACCGAAACTTCCCTCTGAAAGTATTCTGGTTATGGATAATGCTTCATTCCATAAAAGCAAATCTATGCAAGAGAAGATCCACGCTGCAGGCCATACCTTGGAATATCTTCCTCCCTATTCCCCTGATCTAAACCCTATTGAACACAAGTGGGCACAGGCAAAGTCTAAGCGAAGAAAATATCAATATGGAATAGACGAACTTTTCAAGGAGCACTGCCTATAA
- a CDS encoding IS630 transposase-related protein, with translation MTYSLDFRKKVLSIRSKEKLSFAQVAKRFGVSVNSVFLWSKRLEPRRTKIRPAIKIDREILMEDIKKYPDAFNYERAHRLKVSTSGIRCAMKRLRISYKKNAQPSQGLRNKKTNLSRKNRRI, from the coding sequence ATGACATATTCGCTAGATTTTAGAAAAAAAGTTCTATCAATCCGAAGCAAAGAAAAATTAAGCTTTGCCCAAGTAGCAAAACGCTTTGGAGTAAGTGTAAATAGTGTGTTTCTCTGGTCTAAGAGGTTAGAGCCGAGGCGCACTAAAATCAGACCTGCAATAAAGATTGATAGAGAGATCTTGATGGAGGATATCAAGAAATACCCTGATGCCTTCAACTATGAACGAGCACATCGTCTCAAAGTAAGCACTTCAGGCATTCGGTGTGCCATGAAGAGGTTAAGAATTAGCTATAAAAAAAACGCTCAACCATCCCAAGGCCTGCGAAACAAAAAGACAAATCTTTCAAGGAAAAATCGCAGAATATAA
- the hemH gene encoding ferrochelatase: MKTGVLLVNLGTPSTPSPRDVKRYLTEFLTDGRVIDLPPVQRNLLVRGIIIPKRYRQSAALYKSIWEKEGSPLLIHGKKVEGLLQKRLGEDYRVRLAMRYQSPSIEEGLKALMGCQKLVIFPMFPQYASATTGSVHQKVFEILSKWAIIPEVRFISQYPSHPHLIEAFAKRAEERDLESYDHFVFSYHGLPQRQILKGDQKGICLKEKDCCQNNPTCYASQCFATTREITKKLRIPHGMWSHTYQSRLGKSPWIEPYTDVVLQNLAIKKKKRVLVFCPSFVADCLETLEEIGSQYRQEFQNSGGETLDLVKGLNDHPKWIETIESLIHDNASRTSLRLPSER, encoded by the coding sequence ATGAAAACCGGAGTCCTATTGGTGAACCTAGGCACCCCAAGTACACCTAGCCCAAGAGATGTCAAACGGTATTTGACTGAATTCCTAACCGATGGTCGAGTGATAGACCTCCCTCCTGTTCAGAGAAATTTGCTTGTTCGAGGAATCATTATTCCAAAGCGCTATAGACAGTCAGCGGCTCTCTACAAGTCGATTTGGGAAAAAGAAGGTTCTCCTCTTCTCATACATGGAAAAAAGGTTGAGGGGCTTCTTCAAAAGAGATTGGGAGAAGATTATAGGGTTAGACTTGCCATGAGGTATCAAAGCCCTTCGATTGAGGAGGGATTGAAGGCCTTGATGGGATGCCAGAAGCTTGTTATTTTTCCAATGTTTCCGCAGTATGCCTCTGCAACGACAGGCTCTGTTCATCAAAAGGTTTTTGAAATTCTTTCTAAATGGGCAATCATTCCTGAAGTGCGTTTTATCTCCCAATATCCGAGTCATCCACACTTGATTGAGGCTTTTGCAAAGAGAGCAGAGGAGCGTGACTTGGAAAGTTATGATCATTTTGTTTTCAGTTATCATGGTCTTCCACAAAGACAAATCTTAAAGGGAGATCAAAAAGGCATTTGCCTCAAAGAGAAAGACTGTTGTCAAAATAACCCAACCTGCTATGCCTCTCAATGTTTTGCGACAACAAGGGAAATTACCAAGAAATTAAGGATCCCACATGGGATGTGGAGTCACACCTACCAGTCCCGCCTGGGCAAAAGCCCTTGGATTGAGCCTTATACCGATGTTGTTTTGCAAAACTTAGCGATTAAAAAAAAGAAGCGGGTTCTCGTTTTTTGCCCCTCCTTTGTTGCCGACTGTCTGGAAACCCTTGAAGAAATCGGGTCTCAGTACAGGCAAGAGTTTCAAAACAGTGGTGGAGAAACTCTGGATCTTGTTAAAGGGTTAAATGATCACCCAAAATGGATAGAAACAATAGAGTCACTGATTCATGACAACGCCAGCAGAACCTCACTCAGATTACCGTCTGAACGTTAA
- a CDS encoding MFS transporter, producing the protein MNNTEKTSFFSFLPFLTLITFASFLNIMARIIFPPMTPFICEEMNLCHADIGNLFFILSVGFAITLFGSQFLSSRISHKMTVIFSLLSTGFALVITSYAESFQFFRLSIFLVGLCSGFFIPSAVAILREGVATQHLGKAFGIFATAQSVAFILSPIIVRSVIEIYSWKEILNGFGLISSIISVVLFFLFKQGNEKGEPITIAFVRSVFSWPSFWILLILLCLANGLNIGIYNMAPDYFQRHNLLDKDAVHQLIVIARVLSFGTAIVAGVVADRFGLKRSMVLSLVFCGALTSLMGAMNPSSSLVLFTLQSPVAACLMPLIHFAIATIVPPEKNSTIVSLIAPFGFLMGAGVVPQLLGFLGDFNLYAQGFVLFGMASIFCGAIFNLSRVYKHVEFSQVKSLES; encoded by the coding sequence ATGAATAATACTGAGAAAACCTCATTTTTTTCTTTTCTTCCTTTTCTAACATTGATTACTTTTGCCTCATTTTTAAACATCATGGCACGCATCATCTTTCCTCCAATGACACCCTTCATATGTGAGGAGATGAACCTTTGCCATGCAGACATAGGGAACCTCTTTTTTATTCTCTCTGTGGGGTTTGCAATCACTCTGTTTGGATCTCAATTTCTCTCTTCACGTATCAGTCATAAGATGACGGTTATTTTTTCTTTGTTATCAACAGGATTTGCCCTTGTCATTACTTCCTATGCTGAATCCTTCCAGTTCTTTCGCCTTTCTATATTTTTGGTTGGGCTATGCTCTGGTTTTTTTATTCCTTCTGCGGTTGCAATCCTTCGAGAAGGGGTCGCAACACAGCATTTGGGGAAAGCATTTGGGATTTTTGCGACGGCGCAGAGCGTTGCTTTTATCCTGTCTCCGATCATTGTACGAAGCGTCATTGAGATCTACTCTTGGAAAGAGATATTAAATGGTTTTGGACTGATTTCGAGTATTATCAGTGTTGTTTTGTTTTTCTTATTTAAGCAGGGAAATGAAAAAGGAGAGCCAATTACAATAGCCTTCGTTCGAAGTGTTTTTTCGTGGCCGTCTTTTTGGATCTTACTGATTCTTTTGTGTCTTGCAAATGGTCTCAATATTGGAATTTATAATATGGCGCCAGACTATTTTCAACGCCATAATTTGCTCGATAAAGATGCGGTTCACCAACTCATTGTGATTGCTCGTGTTCTTAGCTTTGGAACGGCGATTGTTGCAGGAGTAGTGGCTGATCGTTTTGGACTGAAGCGTTCGATGGTTCTATCGCTGGTTTTTTGCGGTGCTCTAACCTCTTTAATGGGAGCGATGAACCCTTCCAGCTCACTCGTTCTATTTACCCTTCAATCTCCTGTTGCAGCTTGTTTAATGCCCCTTATTCACTTTGCTATTGCCACGATCGTTCCTCCAGAGAAAAATTCTACAATCGTATCACTCATTGCTCCGTTTGGTTTTTTGATGGGTGCTGGAGTTGTTCCTCAGCTTCTTGGGTTTTTAGGAGATTTCAACCTCTATGCTCAAGGGTTTGTCCTATTTGGAATGGCTTCGATTTTCTGTGGAGCTATTTTCAACTTAAGCCGTGTTTACAAACACGTCGAATTCAGCCAAGTTAAAAGCCTGGAGTCATAA
- a CDS encoding CBS domain-containing protein, protein MCGECRLDKELRLGVIGTQFSRKIFAPINKKYLLIKCVSMGFFVNNIYGGRQPYRVQEVQKDKPDDQGSKGQYFGQNQEEDPHQKFLKANEKLYKKKSVVLASEIMNKQMMHLEGELSAKEAWEKIKHHEIKYFPILGEEGKLLGMLSERDILKGMQEGDRKKLKDLTAEQTLCAEPETELADIMKVFSDQAVEVVPVIDKKHNVVGILTQNELLQTMLKISNLKWNT, encoded by the coding sequence GTGTGTGGTGAATGTCGGCTTGATAAAGAGCTTCGTCTAGGGGTGATTGGAACCCAATTTTCCAGAAAAATCTTTGCTCCTATTAATAAAAAGTATTTATTGATAAAATGCGTTTCTATGGGATTTTTTGTAAACAACATCTATGGAGGCAGACAACCTTATCGTGTTCAAGAGGTTCAGAAAGATAAGCCTGATGATCAGGGATCAAAAGGACAGTATTTCGGTCAAAATCAAGAGGAAGATCCTCACCAAAAATTTCTAAAAGCAAATGAGAAACTCTACAAGAAAAAGTCCGTTGTTCTTGCCAGTGAAATCATGAATAAACAGATGATGCATCTTGAGGGCGAGCTTTCTGCTAAGGAAGCTTGGGAAAAAATCAAGCATCATGAGATCAAGTATTTTCCTATTCTGGGTGAGGAAGGAAAGCTCCTCGGAATGCTCTCTGAGAGGGATATTTTGAAAGGAATGCAAGAAGGAGATCGAAAAAAGCTTAAAGATCTAACGGCTGAGCAAACCTTGTGCGCAGAACCTGAAACAGAGCTTGCAGATATTATGAAGGTTTTTTCGGATCAAGCCGTTGAGGTGGTTCCTGTCATTGATAAAAAACACAATGTTGTTGGAATACTAACCCAAAACGAACTCTTGCAAACCATGTTAAAAATATCAAACTTGAAATGGAACACTTAG
- a CDS encoding ion channel has protein sequence MKKIMKNCYSSSLKYCSGYFTQLLISLVLLFIFRPYDRGPIYLTIWEFLLILVFSSAIFNCDHSKKVKVISTSLAIPALFFEWLNLLYPQKLFVLIFLVFMIIFVFVTTTSIIKRVVINARVRLETLKGVVCAYFMVAIGFSFTYFFIDLISPGSFHFSNVDPTIITHSHYLSELMYFSFVTLLGIGYGDIIAVEDVAQTFAILEGIVGQFYIAILVSRLVAVYSFFEHKLHLVSKKGKS, from the coding sequence ATGAAGAAAATAATGAAAAATTGTTACTCAAGCAGTCTAAAGTACTGCAGTGGCTACTTCACTCAGCTTCTCATCTCCCTTGTCCTCTTATTTATCTTTCGTCCCTATGACCGCGGCCCTATCTATCTAACAATCTGGGAATTTCTCCTGATTCTTGTGTTTAGCTCTGCCATTTTTAATTGCGACCATTCCAAGAAAGTAAAAGTCATCTCCACTTCCCTTGCAATCCCCGCTCTTTTCTTCGAGTGGCTTAACCTACTCTATCCCCAAAAGCTCTTTGTTCTGATCTTTCTTGTCTTTATGATCATTTTTGTATTTGTCACAACAACTTCAATTATTAAGCGTGTCGTTATTAACGCTCGGGTGCGCTTAGAAACTCTCAAAGGGGTGGTATGCGCATATTTTATGGTCGCTATTGGCTTTTCCTTCACATACTTTTTTATCGACCTTATTTCCCCAGGCTCATTCCATTTTTCAAATGTTGATCCAACAATTATTACACACAGCCACTATCTCTCTGAACTCATGTATTTTAGCTTTGTAACGTTGCTTGGTATTGGGTACGGGGATATTATCGCGGTGGAGGATGTGGCACAAACCTTTGCAATCTTAGAAGGGATTGTAGGTCAGTTTTATATTGCTATCCTTGTTTCACGCTTGGTGGCAGTCTACTCGTTTTTCGAACACAAGCTCCACCTCGTTTCCAAAAAAGGAAAGAGTTAA
- the pheS gene encoding phenylalanine--tRNA ligase subunit alpha — protein MYMKQKIEALKKSFKSEIENATVAKDLEQIRIKYLGKKSPIQALMQDLRDCSPEERPEMGKLINTLKQEVSVEIDTHHETLQSKELSLRLIEEKVDVTLPGRRSNLGGMHPLSQMLIEVTEILIGMGFSVQECPEIETEYYNYGGLNYPPDHPARDMQDTFYITPDILLRSHTTSIQQHMMENVQPPIRILSPGKCYRNETITSRSHVFFHQVDVLYIDKDVAFSDLLATKEEFYTKIFKQKIDLRVRPSYFPFVEPGMEVDIKCTSCAGSGCVLCKHTGWLEVAGAGMIHPNVLKEGGIDPEVYSGYAWGGGIERLFMLRHGISDIRLFTENDVRFLSQFSS, from the coding sequence GTGTATATGAAACAAAAAATCGAAGCTCTGAAAAAATCTTTCAAATCTGAAATTGAAAATGCGACCGTTGCAAAAGATTTAGAGCAGATTCGTATCAAATATCTTGGAAAGAAAAGTCCTATTCAAGCCCTCATGCAAGATCTGAGGGACTGTTCCCCTGAAGAGCGTCCTGAGATGGGAAAACTGATTAACACCTTGAAGCAAGAGGTTTCTGTGGAGATTGACACCCATCATGAAACCCTTCAATCAAAAGAGCTTTCTCTTAGGCTTATAGAGGAGAAAGTTGATGTGACCCTTCCTGGACGCCGTTCAAATTTAGGAGGAATGCATCCTCTTTCTCAGATGTTGATAGAGGTTACAGAGATCTTGATAGGGATGGGATTTTCTGTTCAGGAATGTCCTGAGATTGAGACTGAGTACTACAATTATGGAGGATTGAACTATCCTCCTGACCATCCAGCAAGAGATATGCAGGATACCTTCTATATTACTCCTGATATTCTCCTTCGCTCTCATACTACATCGATTCAACAGCACATGATGGAGAACGTCCAGCCCCCTATTAGGATTCTATCGCCTGGAAAATGCTATCGCAATGAGACGATTACTTCTCGCTCCCATGTGTTTTTCCACCAGGTTGATGTTCTTTATATAGATAAAGACGTGGCCTTTTCTGATCTATTGGCAACCAAAGAAGAGTTTTATACAAAAATCTTTAAACAGAAGATAGATCTTCGAGTCCGTCCGAGCTATTTCCCTTTTGTTGAGCCAGGAATGGAAGTTGATATCAAATGTACCAGTTGTGCAGGCAGCGGGTGTGTTCTTTGTAAGCATACGGGGTGGCTTGAGGTTGCTGGAGCTGGAATGATCCATCCAAATGTCCTAAAAGAAGGTGGTATTGATCCCGAAGTTTACTCCGGTTACGCCTGGGGAGGAGGGATTGAAAGACTTTTTATGCTCCGTCATGGAATCAGTGATATCCGTCTCTTCACTGAAAATGATGTCCGTTTTCTGTCTCAATTTTCCTCATAG
- the rplT gene encoding 50S ribosomal protein L20, translating into MVRVRSRVASRKRRKRLLKRAKGFVGDRKNHVRLTQDAVMKAMAFSTMHRKKKKGDFRRLWITRIGVAAKAQGISYSRLIDGLTKAGVRINRKMLSDIAIRDPKTFAVVADTAKVALTS; encoded by the coding sequence ATGGTAAGAGTAAGAAGTAGAGTCGCTTCAAGAAAGCGTCGTAAAAGGTTACTAAAGAGAGCAAAAGGGTTTGTTGGAGACCGAAAGAATCACGTCCGACTCACTCAAGATGCAGTGATGAAAGCCATGGCGTTTAGCACCATGCACAGAAAGAAAAAGAAAGGGGACTTTCGTCGCCTGTGGATCACCCGCATCGGAGTGGCTGCAAAGGCTCAAGGAATTTCCTATAGTCGTCTGATTGACGGACTGACCAAAGCAGGGGTCCGTATCAATCGGAAGATGCTTTCTGATATCGCCATTCGTGACCCCAAAACTTTTGCAGTGGTTGCAGATACTGCAAAGGTAGCACTCACCTCATAA
- the rpmI gene encoding 50S ribosomal protein L35, translated as MPKMKTKKAIRNRFKKTGTGKLMRTKQGRRHILTKKTSKRKRQLKKQTVLSEAFSSKYKRLACM; from the coding sequence GTGCCTAAAATGAAAACTAAGAAAGCGATCCGAAATCGCTTTAAAAAGACAGGAACAGGGAAACTCATGCGGACAAAGCAGGGTCGCCGACACATCCTAACGAAGAAAACCTCGAAGCGGAAACGGCAGCTTAAAAAGCAGACTGTATTGAGCGAAGCCTTTTCAAGCAAGTATAAGCGCCTAGCGTGCATGTAA
- the infC gene encoding translation initiation factor IF-3 translates to MRINREIRAPQVRLIGKDGKQVGVVTIEQAQAQAKQDGLDLVEISPNAKPPVCKVIDYGKFRYQMTKKERESKKAQHQAKLKEVKVKPNIDEHDLQVKIKRAREFIEKGNKVRVTCMFRGREMAHQELGQKVALRIAEELNDIAQTESPPKQMGRNFSLVLAPVGKKK, encoded by the coding sequence TTGAGAATTAACAGAGAGATACGCGCTCCACAAGTTCGATTGATAGGAAAAGATGGGAAGCAAGTAGGCGTTGTAACGATAGAGCAAGCGCAAGCGCAGGCAAAACAGGATGGGCTGGACCTCGTTGAGATTTCTCCGAATGCGAAACCACCTGTTTGCAAAGTTATAGATTATGGGAAATTCCGCTACCAGATGACAAAAAAAGAGCGGGAAAGTAAAAAAGCACAGCACCAGGCCAAGCTTAAAGAAGTAAAGGTCAAACCAAACATTGACGAGCATGATCTTCAAGTGAAGATCAAAAGGGCCCGAGAATTTATCGAGAAAGGGAACAAAGTGCGCGTCACCTGTATGTTTCGTGGAAGAGAGATGGCCCACCAAGAGCTGGGGCAGAAGGTTGCGCTCCGAATCGCTGAAGAACTCAACGATATCGCGCAGACTGAATCTCCTCCAAAGCAGATGGGTCGGAATTTTAGTTTGGTGCTCGCCCCAGTGGGCAAGAAGAAGTAA
- a CDS encoding L-aspartate oxidase, which yields MITETSVLIIGGGIAGLVAALELGDRGIDVVVISSGEGLTSANSYRAQGGIGYQAPDEPEGLFKTDIMNAGVGLCNEQAVDQLVQLGPKAIEETLKEIPFEKEASGEWKFTQEGAHSVPRILFHGDQTGKVIMEGVYQKVSNHPHVTLLHNQSAIDLITLSHHSKRATDIYQPPTCVGAYILSHQTEEVYVLFAEETILATGGVGECFLHTTNGKEARGDGVAMAYRAGVRIMNMEYVQFHPTALYTVGEPRFLLSEALRGEGGQILSHEGDVLVDPLSPRDVAARAIFEEMLRANHSHVWLDMHFKGKEALQNRFPTIYQHCRDRGWEMDKHPLPIVPAAHYSCGGVAVDLEGRTTMQGLRAIGEVACSGLHGANRLASTALLEGVVWARTCSRSIHIKKINFPEIEPWKMGTEKIDKALIQQDWMTIKQTMWNYVGLLRSSRRLKRANKMLNELKWEINSFYEGALLTPELLALRNGCETALLITQGALQNPRSQGCHYIVDEKLAFI from the coding sequence ATGATAACAGAAACAAGCGTTTTAATCATAGGTGGAGGGATAGCAGGGCTAGTTGCTGCCTTAGAGCTTGGAGATCGAGGAATCGATGTGGTGGTGATTTCTTCAGGTGAAGGACTGACCTCTGCCAACTCCTATCGAGCGCAAGGGGGAATAGGGTACCAGGCTCCAGATGAGCCTGAGGGGCTGTTTAAGACTGACATCATGAATGCTGGAGTAGGTCTTTGCAATGAACAAGCAGTGGATCAACTCGTTCAGCTCGGACCTAAAGCGATAGAGGAAACGCTCAAGGAAATCCCCTTTGAAAAAGAAGCAAGTGGGGAATGGAAGTTTACGCAAGAAGGGGCTCACTCGGTTCCTAGGATCTTATTCCATGGAGATCAAACGGGGAAAGTTATTATGGAGGGAGTTTATCAAAAAGTCTCGAATCACCCCCATGTAACTCTTCTGCATAATCAGAGTGCTATCGATTTAATTACCCTTTCGCATCATTCAAAAAGAGCAACTGACATCTATCAACCTCCAACATGTGTTGGCGCTTACATTCTAAGCCATCAAACGGAAGAAGTTTATGTGTTATTTGCAGAGGAAACAATCCTTGCAACAGGAGGGGTAGGAGAGTGTTTTCTTCATACAACCAATGGCAAGGAAGCGCGAGGAGATGGCGTTGCAATGGCCTATCGTGCGGGTGTCCGGATCATGAATATGGAGTATGTTCAATTTCATCCCACAGCCCTATATACCGTTGGAGAACCGCGTTTCCTTCTGTCAGAAGCTTTGAGAGGAGAAGGAGGTCAAATCTTATCTCATGAAGGAGATGTTTTAGTTGACCCACTTTCCCCGCGAGATGTTGCAGCACGAGCCATTTTTGAAGAGATGCTTAGAGCCAATCATTCCCACGTATGGCTTGATATGCATTTTAAAGGGAAAGAAGCTTTGCAGAATCGATTTCCGACAATCTACCAGCACTGCAGAGACCGAGGGTGGGAGATGGACAAACACCCCCTTCCCATTGTCCCCGCTGCTCACTATAGCTGCGGTGGGGTAGCAGTAGATCTTGAGGGGCGGACAACCATGCAGGGCTTGAGAGCGATTGGCGAAGTAGCCTGCAGTGGTTTGCATGGAGCCAATCGTCTTGCATCGACAGCGCTCCTTGAAGGGGTTGTTTGGGCAAGAACCTGCAGTCGATCGATCCACATAAAAAAGATCAATTTCCCTGAAATTGAACCCTGGAAAATGGGGACCGAAAAAATCGATAAAGCTTTGATCCAACAAGATTGGATGACCATCAAACAAACCATGTGGAACTATGTGGGGCTTTTGAGAAGTTCTCGGCGTCTGAAAAGAGCAAACAAAATGCTAAACGAACTTAAGTGGGAAATTAATTCTTTTTATGAGGGGGCCTTATTAACTCCAGAACTCCTTGCTCTTCGAAATGGATGCGAAACCGCTCTCCTCATTACTCAAGGAGCGCTTCAAAATCCACGCTCTCAAGGATGTCACTATATTGTTGATGAGAAATTAGCTTTCATATAG
- a CDS encoding tRNA (mnm(5)s(2)U34)-methyltransferase, producing the protein MFLKLAHQIWKSHLRPGNFAIDATCGNGYDTEVLSRFNLAHLYVFDIQKKALNSTKSRVGESKNISYHLECHSMLSPVKDPIDLIVYNLGYLPGGDKSLTTNVQTTIKSIETGMVLLNPGGLISCMLYPGHTEGAREESALITLVANFSPKKFQVSHHQSINRSKGPSLLLIQKII; encoded by the coding sequence ATGTTTCTTAAACTTGCACATCAAATTTGGAAAAGCCATTTAAGACCTGGGAACTTTGCAATCGATGCAACATGCGGCAATGGATACGATACCGAAGTGCTCTCGCGTTTTAATCTTGCTCACTTATATGTGTTTGATATCCAAAAAAAGGCGCTGAATTCAACAAAGTCTCGAGTTGGAGAAAGTAAAAATATTTCTTACCATTTAGAGTGCCATTCTATGCTTTCTCCCGTCAAGGACCCTATTGATCTCATTGTCTACAATCTTGGTTATCTCCCCGGAGGAGATAAATCCCTTACAACCAATGTACAAACAACTATTAAAAGTATCGAAACCGGCATGGTGCTCCTCAATCCGGGAGGTCTCATCAGCTGCATGCTCTATCCCGGTCACACTGAGGGAGCTAGGGAAGAATCCGCTCTCATTACTTTAGTCGCAAACTTTTCTCCGAAAAAGTTTCAGGTTTCTCATCATCAGTCAATCAACCGCTCTAAGGGACCTTCCTTGCTCCTCATTCAAAAAATAATATAG
- a CDS encoding bifunctional folylpolyglutamate synthase/dihydrofolate synthase, which translates to MERHDRYHELTDFLFSLNRSKELKTDLSAPLDLAEKLGHPERGFPSVHIAGTNGKGTVALKLSAVLQENGYRVGLFTSPHLHTYRERIQINGVMISEEDVVLGLEKILPLAKNPKFFEITTLLAFHYFAREEVDIAIIEAGLGGRLDATNIIDPILSIITSIDIDHSSILGGTLDAIAKEKGGIIKKNTPIVLGESAARKPIFDIAEDKNAPVILSKEGSMNIARKALKHLPFNTEITDSLAQRPPCRFEKRGDMLLDVAHNPAALTHLFEKIKKEYRGKKIHVLLGMAKDKDVEGALEVIEKYADHIALLPSDHPRLLPQESFRVGISMTLEEALAYAKKEKALPVVTGSFYIMPQAELPQT; encoded by the coding sequence TTGGAGAGACATGACCGGTATCATGAGCTTACTGACTTTTTGTTTTCTTTAAATCGCTCCAAAGAACTCAAAACGGATTTATCCGCGCCGCTTGACCTGGCGGAAAAATTAGGTCATCCGGAAAGAGGTTTTCCATCAGTTCATATTGCGGGGACTAACGGAAAGGGGACCGTTGCTTTGAAGCTATCTGCTGTACTACAGGAAAATGGTTATCGAGTGGGGCTCTTTACCTCTCCTCACCTCCATACTTACCGTGAGCGAATTCAGATTAACGGTGTTATGATTTCTGAAGAAGATGTTGTTTTAGGCCTCGAAAAAATCCTTCCTCTTGCCAAGAATCCCAAGTTTTTTGAGATTACTACGCTACTTGCTTTTCATTACTTTGCACGAGAAGAGGTAGATATAGCCATTATCGAAGCGGGGCTTGGTGGGAGGCTTGATGCAACAAATATTATCGACCCAATCCTCTCAATCATCACATCAATTGATATCGACCATTCCTCAATTTTAGGGGGAACTCTTGATGCAATCGCTAAGGAAAAAGGGGGGATTATTAAAAAAAACACCCCTATTGTATTAGGAGAGTCAGCTGCTAGAAAGCCTATTTTCGATATTGCTGAAGATAAGAATGCGCCTGTGATTCTCTCCAAAGAAGGGAGCATGAACATTGCTCGAAAAGCGCTCAAACACCTTCCCTTTAATACCGAAATCACCGATAGCCTGGCGCAGCGTCCTCCCTGTCGCTTTGAAAAAAGAGGGGATATGCTTCTAGATGTGGCGCATAACCCTGCGGCACTTACCCACCTTTTTGAGAAGATCAAAAAAGAATATCGAGGAAAGAAGATTCATGTCTTGTTGGGAATGGCAAAAGATAAGGATGTTGAAGGCGCTCTTGAAGTCATAGAAAAGTATGCTGACCACATTGCCCTGCTGCCTTCAGACCACCCTAGGCTTCTTCCTCAAGAAAGCTTTAGGGTAGGAATATCTATGACTCTTGAAGAGGCCCTTGCTTATGCAAAAAAAGAAAAGGCTCTGCCAGTCGTAACCGGATCATTTTACATTATGCCACAGGCGGAGCTTCCGCAAACATAA